The following are from one region of the Anaerolineae bacterium genome:
- a CDS encoding ABC transporter ATP-binding protein: MSDVVIETRGLTRRFRKVVAVDHLDLTIYRGEIFGLLGPDSAGKTTTLRLLCGLMRPSEGSARVAGCDTVRQAEALKRQIGYMPQQFSLYGDLTVMENLLFFADIFDVREPERSQRIERLLRFAGLAEFTGRRAAYLSGGMKQKLALACALLHQPPILLLDEPTTGVDPVSRREFWQILTELHLAGVTLVITTPYMDEAERCTRVGLMYQGRLMVCDTPARIRQMIEGEVIELQVGAFRQARLLLQDAPGVLEVQTYGEMLHLIVDNAEEHMPAIAARLEEAGIPVLSMRRTRARMEEAFISLIRRQNARLQAEITASGAEGHGG; the protein is encoded by the coding sequence ATGTCCGACGTGGTCATCGAGACCCGAGGGTTAACCAGGCGCTTCCGCAAGGTGGTAGCAGTAGATCATCTGGACCTGACCATCTACCGCGGGGAAATCTTTGGCCTGCTCGGCCCGGACAGCGCCGGCAAGACCACCACCCTGCGCCTGCTGTGCGGGCTGATGCGCCCGAGCGAAGGGTCGGCGCGCGTCGCCGGCTGTGATACCGTGCGCCAGGCGGAGGCCCTCAAGCGTCAAATCGGCTACATGCCCCAGCAGTTCTCCCTGTACGGCGACCTGACCGTCATGGAGAACCTGCTCTTCTTCGCCGATATCTTCGACGTGCGGGAGCCGGAGCGTTCCCAGCGCATCGAGCGGTTACTGCGCTTCGCCGGCCTGGCGGAGTTCACCGGCCGGCGCGCCGCCTACCTCTCCGGCGGCATGAAACAGAAGCTGGCCCTGGCCTGTGCGCTCCTGCATCAACCGCCCATCCTTCTGCTGGACGAGCCGACCACCGGTGTGGACCCGGTCTCGCGCCGCGAATTCTGGCAGATCCTGACGGAACTGCACCTCGCCGGCGTTACCCTGGTCATCACCACGCCGTATATGGACGAGGCGGAGCGCTGTACCCGCGTCGGCCTGATGTACCAGGGCCGGCTGATGGTGTGCGACACGCCGGCGCGCATCCGTCAGATGATCGAGGGCGAGGTGATCGAACTGCAGGTGGGCGCCTTCCGGCAGGCACGCCTGCTTCTGCAGGATGCGCCGGGCGTCCTGGAGGTGCAGACCTACGGCGAGATGCTTCATCTCATCGTGGACAACGCCGAGGAGCACATGCCGGCCATCGCCGCCCGTTTGGAAGAGGCCGGCATCCCCGTGCTCTCCATGCGCCGCACGCGGGCGCGCATGGAAGAGGCGTTTATCAGCCTGATCCGCCGGCAGAACGCCCGCCTGCAGGCTGAAATTACGGCATCGGGAGCAGAAGGCCATGGCGGATGA
- a CDS encoding ABC transporter ATP-binding protein — protein MADELAVEVRGLVKKFGDFTAVDNVHFTIRRGEIFGFLGPNGSGKTTTIRMLLGLLRPTAGEATVLGFDIRRQTEEIRQRIGYMSQRFSLYYDLTVSENLDFFGRTYGVRGERLRQRKEFVLEMAGLKGRERELTRNLSGGWKQRLALGAAILHEPEMLFLDEPTAGVDPISRRAFWDLLYELADAGTTILVTTHYMDEAEHCHRLAFIYRGRIIAQGTPEEIKRQMPGQVLEIDSEAPDEAVKLLRASGVFDEVALYGTLVHAIGPDAGARADEVREMLEKAGVRVYAVNHIPPSLEDVFIARVGEQAKAADRNLGIGGRL, from the coding sequence ATGGCGGATGAGCTGGCGGTGGAGGTGCGCGGCCTGGTAAAAAAGTTCGGCGATTTCACGGCGGTGGACAATGTCCACTTCACCATCCGCCGCGGGGAGATATTCGGCTTCCTGGGACCCAACGGCTCCGGCAAGACGACCACTATCCGTATGCTGTTAGGGCTACTGCGGCCGACCGCCGGCGAAGCTACCGTGCTGGGCTTCGACATTCGCCGGCAGACCGAGGAGATTCGCCAACGCATCGGCTATATGTCCCAGCGCTTCAGCCTCTATTATGACCTGACCGTCTCCGAGAACCTCGATTTCTTCGGCCGTACCTACGGCGTGCGCGGGGAGCGGCTCCGACAGCGGAAGGAGTTCGTGTTGGAGATGGCCGGCCTGAAAGGGCGCGAACGCGAGCTGACCCGCAACCTTTCCGGCGGATGGAAACAGCGGCTGGCGCTGGGCGCGGCCATCCTGCACGAACCGGAGATGCTGTTCCTTGACGAGCCGACCGCCGGCGTGGACCCCATCTCCCGCCGCGCCTTCTGGGACCTGCTGTACGAGCTGGCCGACGCCGGCACCACTATCCTGGTCACCACCCATTACATGGATGAGGCGGAGCACTGCCACCGCCTGGCATTCATTTACCGCGGGCGCATCATCGCGCAGGGCACACCGGAGGAAATCAAGCGCCAGATGCCCGGCCAGGTGCTGGAGATTGACAGCGAGGCGCCGGATGAGGCCGTGAAGCTTCTGCGGGCCAGCGGCGTGTTTGATGAGGTGGCGCTGTATGGCACGTTGGTGCATGCGATCGGCCCGGACGCCGGCGCCCGCGCGGACGAGGTGCGGGAGATGCTGGAGAAGGCCGGTGTGCGCGTCTATGCGGTCAATCATATCCCACCTTCTCTGGAGGATGTCTTTATTGCCCGGGTCGGGGAACAGGCGAAAGCCGCTGA
- a CDS encoding ABC transporter permease: MRRMATSVANTQQETMLLVWLTLLPSIFLAGFFFPIEAMPPALQALSYLIPLRYMLVIMRGIILKGVGLNLLIPHVIPLLIFGVCIMGAAAMRFRKRLE, translated from the coding sequence ATGAGACGTATGGCCACCAGCGTGGCCAACACCCAGCAGGAGACGATGCTGTTGGTCTGGCTGACCCTGCTGCCGTCCATTTTCTTGGCCGGCTTTTTCTTCCCGATCGAGGCCATGCCGCCGGCCCTGCAGGCGCTCAGCTACCTCATCCCACTGCGCTATATGCTGGTCATCATGCGCGGGATTATCCTGAAGGGCGTGGGCCTGAACCTGCTGATCCCGCATGTGATCCCGCTCCTCATCTTCGGTGTGTGCATCATGGGCGCGGCCGCGATGCGCTTCCGCAAACGGCTGGAATGA